A single genomic interval of Romboutsia ilealis harbors:
- a CDS encoding nitroreductase family protein, protein MLEAIKIRRSIRTYINKKVEEEKIEEILRAAMQAPSSKGACPWEFVVVDDNEVLEKLSKCQHRARHIKYANICIVVLGNKDKFIKPGKWIQDLGASTQNLMLEATNQGLASCWVGVFPKNKVVNKVRETLNLPEKLVPYAIVPIGYSEEENVFIDRFDKSKIHRNLYKK, encoded by the coding sequence ATGTTAGAAGCTATAAAAATAAGAAGATCAATAAGAACTTATATAAATAAAAAAGTGGAAGAAGAAAAAATAGAAGAAATTCTAAGAGCAGCAATGCAAGCACCATCATCTAAAGGTGCATGTCCATGGGAATTTGTAGTTGTAGATGATAATGAAGTTTTAGAAAAATTATCAAAGTGTCAACATAGAGCAAGACATATAAAATATGCAAATATTTGTATAGTAGTATTAGGAAACAAAGATAAATTTATAAAACCTGGTAAGTGGATACAAGATTTAGGTGCAAGTACTCAAAATTTAATGTTAGAAGCAACTAATCAAGGTTTAGCATCTTGCTGGGTAGGAGTATTTCCAAAGAATAAAGTAGTCAACAAAGTAAGAGAAACTTTAAATTTACCTGAAAAATTAGTGCCATATGCAATAGTACCTATAGGATATAGTGAAGAAGAAAATGTATTTATAGATAGATTTGATAAATCTAAAATACATAGAAATTTATATAAAAAGTAA
- a CDS encoding phosphoenolpyruvate carboxykinase (ATP) → MHELKKFNDQLFKNVISNPTEQELRNLAKPMEKTTEFNSASYVTEVRNRSAKNTYIVDEIEVGVDQKEISQEDADKILQKVIEYVKDKDVIRVDRQMGMGDKFSYNCRLYISKEYARIAYMWNNTLQPSSNPENPDLLSIYIPEWPERIMIAYPETGLTLILGSDYFGEAKKSFLRMAMYKVKEEGGLGFHAGSKLLRVYDKNHELKDVGFIMFGLSGTGKTTLTIHDHGLTGEEKSIVRQDDVIFMDENGYCVGTETGFFIKTEGLNPEQQGVLYKAATTDRAILENVKVYDDGKVDFDDVSLTSNGRGIILRSEVPNTDDTIDLEKANKIIFITRRNDIVPPVVKLNPDQALEAFMLGESIETSAGDPTKAGQSKRCVGTNPFIMGPEIEEGLRLKEILQNNPDMECYILNTGSVGAKGDFKGEKLSIKVSTTIMKEIARDTINWVEDEEWGYEVPVQVNGIDIEKYNPRNYYTEEEYKVLASRLKAERKAWLAKYELAQSTRSESK, encoded by the coding sequence ATGCATGAATTAAAAAAATTTAATGATCAATTATTTAAAAATGTAATATCAAATCCTACAGAACAAGAATTAAGAAACTTAGCAAAACCAATGGAAAAAACAACTGAATTTAATAGTGCAAGTTATGTAACTGAAGTTAGAAATAGAAGTGCTAAAAATACTTATATAGTTGATGAAATAGAAGTTGGTGTTGACCAAAAAGAAATAAGTCAAGAAGATGCAGATAAAATACTACAAAAAGTTATTGAATATGTAAAAGATAAAGATGTAATAAGAGTAGATCGTCAAATGGGTATGGGAGATAAGTTTTCATATAATTGTAGATTATATATATCTAAAGAATACGCTAGAATAGCATATATGTGGAATAACACATTACAACCATCATCAAATCCTGAAAATCCAGATCTTTTAAGTATATATATCCCTGAATGGCCAGAAAGAATAATGATAGCTTATCCTGAAACAGGATTAACTTTAATATTAGGAAGTGACTATTTTGGTGAAGCTAAGAAATCTTTCTTAAGAATGGCTATGTATAAAGTTAAAGAAGAAGGAGGACTAGGATTCCATGCAGGAAGTAAGCTTCTTAGAGTTTATGACAAAAATCATGAGTTAAAAGATGTTGGATTTATAATGTTTGGCCTTAGTGGAACAGGAAAAACAACTTTAACTATACATGACCATGGTTTAACTGGTGAAGAAAAATCTATCGTTAGACAAGATGATGTTATATTTATGGACGAAAATGGATATTGTGTAGGAACAGAAACTGGATTCTTTATAAAAACTGAAGGACTAAATCCAGAACAACAAGGTGTATTATATAAAGCAGCTACAACAGATAGAGCGATCCTTGAAAATGTAAAAGTTTATGATGATGGAAAAGTTGATTTTGATGATGTAAGCTTAACTTCAAATGGTAGAGGTATAATATTAAGAAGTGAAGTACCAAATACTGATGATACTATAGACTTAGAAAAAGCAAATAAAATAATATTTATAACTAGAAGAAATGATATAGTACCTCCAGTAGTTAAATTAAATCCAGATCAAGCTTTAGAAGCATTTATGTTAGGTGAATCTATAGAAACTTCAGCAGGAGATCCAACAAAAGCTGGTCAATCAAAAAGATGTGTCGGAACTAATCCATTTATAATGGGACCTGAAATAGAAGAGGGATTAAGACTTAAAGAAATACTACAAAACAATCCTGATATGGAATGTTATATATTAAATACAGGTAGTGTTGGCGCTAAAGGTGACTTTAAAGGTGAAAAATTAAGCATAAAAGTATCAACAACTATAATGAAAGAAATAGCAAGAGACACTATTAATTGGGTAGAAGATGAAGAATGGGGATATGAAGTGCCAGTACAAGTTAATGGTATAGATATAGAAAAATATAACCCAAGAAATTACTATACAGAAGAGGAATACAAGGTTTTAGCATCTAGATTAAAAGCTGAAAGAAAAGCTTGGTTAGCAAAATATGAATTAGCACAATCAACAAGATCAGAATCAAAATAG
- a CDS encoding acyl-[acyl-carrier-protein] thioesterase, with protein MIYCSNYKIGLEDIGRNNEATNKALLAIMQDIACLHSASVGYGILEIEAKKRAWMLLDWKMEVIKRPKYNDDIKVETWSRKVERLYAYRDFQIKDKEGNIIVIGTSRWIFVDTDRKRPVRLTADIADLYESETDKNVFLEEMEDIKCGDYLFKKDYCVQRRDIDINQHMNNLSYLDMAYEILPEDIYNTKVFNNIRIVYKKEILYGEKVECYYEEQNNKHIITAKSQGKINAIIELS; from the coding sequence ATGATATACTGTAGTAACTATAAAATTGGTTTAGAGGATATAGGAAGAAATAATGAAGCAACTAATAAAGCACTTCTTGCAATAATGCAAGATATAGCATGTCTTCACAGTGCATCTGTAGGATATGGAATTTTAGAAATAGAAGCTAAAAAGAGAGCATGGATGCTTTTAGATTGGAAAATGGAGGTCATAAAAAGACCTAAATATAATGATGATATAAAGGTAGAAACATGGTCAAGAAAAGTAGAAAGACTATATGCATACCGTGACTTTCAGATTAAGGATAAAGAAGGAAATATAATTGTAATTGGAACATCAAGATGGATCTTTGTTGATACAGACAGAAAAAGACCGGTAAGGCTTACAGCAGATATTGCAGATTTATATGAATCAGAAACAGATAAAAATGTATTTTTAGAAGAAATGGAAGATATTAAGTGTGGAGATTACCTTTTCAAAAAGGACTACTGTGTTCAAAGAAGAGATATTGATATAAATCAACATATGAATAATTTAAGCTATCTAGATATGGCCTATGAAATTCTACCAGAGGATATTTATAACACTAAAGTTTTTAATAATATAAGAATAGTATATAAAAAAGAAATATTGTATGGTGAAAAGGTTGAATGTTATTATGAAGAGCAAAATAATAAGCATATTATTACAGCAAAAAGCCAAGGTAAGATAAATGCAATAATAGAATTGTCATAA
- a CDS encoding MFS transporter → MDKSKNNYKYIIAVSSFILMAVAFSIVNSVNTILTAPVINARNFSIGEFSLLFTITAITIAICSPLVGNLLNKVNIKIIMSLSSILAGGGYMLYGLANNILSFYLIGVIVAIGMCGLTTIPISTMISDWFEPEKKGSIMGIVFAGIGTGTFFWMQIASRFLERYNYRLAYLFLGAIVVIVSLPISLFIAKRPDDVMAKLRDSNNKNNKSKDKSYTFKDISKTPSFWTFSVGLLLMGISFAGIKQHIQPYLSVLGYSISFNANIGSTLALTSLVANIVGGILFDKFKTKIVLYFMGTVSCISVVFLILAGNPVFAYLFTIFYGLTMCMSSIWPSYGVSRLFSNENYSVVFGFVNMFFILGTSVGPFLSGVIADTSFGYQASWVIYFFTTIIAYFLFIRSVKNH, encoded by the coding sequence ATGGATAAAAGTAAAAATAATTATAAATATATCATAGCAGTATCTAGCTTTATACTTATGGCTGTAGCATTTAGTATAGTAAATAGCGTAAATACAATACTTACAGCACCAGTAATAAATGCAAGAAACTTTAGTATTGGAGAGTTTTCTCTGTTATTTACAATAACAGCAATAACAATAGCAATATGCTCACCTTTAGTAGGAAACCTTCTAAATAAAGTAAACATAAAAATAATAATGTCATTATCATCAATCCTTGCTGGAGGAGGATACATGCTATACGGACTTGCAAACAATATACTATCCTTTTACCTAATAGGAGTAATTGTTGCAATAGGAATGTGTGGCCTTACAACAATACCAATATCAACAATGATATCAGACTGGTTTGAACCAGAAAAAAAGGGTTCTATAATGGGAATAGTTTTTGCAGGAATAGGTACAGGAACATTTTTTTGGATGCAAATAGCATCTAGATTTTTAGAAAGATATAACTATAGACTTGCCTATTTATTTTTAGGAGCTATCGTTGTTATAGTTTCACTTCCTATAAGCTTATTTATAGCAAAAAGACCAGACGATGTAATGGCTAAATTAAGAGATTCTAATAATAAAAATAATAAATCAAAAGATAAATCCTATACCTTTAAGGATATATCTAAAACACCTTCATTTTGGACTTTTTCAGTAGGTCTTTTACTTATGGGGATAAGCTTTGCTGGTATCAAGCAACATATACAACCCTATTTATCAGTTTTAGGATATTCAATTTCTTTTAATGCAAATATAGGGTCTACTCTTGCTCTTACAAGTTTAGTTGCAAATATTGTAGGTGGTATTTTATTTGATAAGTTTAAAACTAAAATAGTATTATATTTTATGGGAACTGTTAGTTGTATTAGTGTAGTTTTTTTAATACTTGCAGGTAATCCAGTATTTGCATATTTATTTACAATATTTTACGGTCTTACTATGTGTATGTCTTCAATTTGGCCATCTTATGGAGTTAGTAGGTTGTTTAGCAATGAGAACTACTCTGTAGTTTTTGGTTTTGTAAATATGTTCTTTATCCTTGGTACTTCAGTTGGACCATTTTTATCAGGTGTTATAGCTGATACTTCTTTTGGGTATCAGGCTTCTTGGGTAATATATTTTTTCACAACTATAATTGCATATTTCCTATTTATTAGATCTGTTAAGAATCATTAG
- a CDS encoding ATP-dependent DNA helicase, with the protein MNKIIKISIRNLVEFIMRHGSIDNRYTSSIKAIEGIRGHQRVQKSYGDNYTAEVPLKYTLTYEDLEIMVEGRADGILIEEDKTIIDEIKTTTKDLLLIDENTNPLHWAQAKCYGYIYSMQNELDNIDIQITYYNIDTKSTRILRQSYTLKELEEFFFWLIDEYKSWAQLESDWVNKRNESIKKLKFPFENYRPGQRELAVRVYKSITDSKKCFAQAPTGTGKTISTIFPAIKAMGEDKTSKIFYLTAKTITREVAQNTISLMRKKDLNLKAVTITAKEKICKMDEVNCNPEYCPYANGYFDRINNSLKDILAKYNDYSKENIEKISEEYMLCPFELSLDLTNLSDVIICDYNYVFDPRVYLKRFFDTKTTDYTFLIDEAHNLVDRAREMYSATLNEEKFIKVKKLISKKDKRITRVIKEIQSYFEDKLEDLTTVDEIDLVESEAPLELCEILSSFIKFVDEYLAITNEENEELMDLYFDVYSFLSISDFYDKNYTTIYTKTFNGMTIKIYCVNPQKVIEEKMKKAKSNIIFSATLIPMDYFMKMYSYDEEDFIINLKSPFDVNNRLLMIGDNVATTYNKRFETSEDIASYIANCVQAKKGNYMVFFPSYKYMELVFDKMKENYPNINTSIQESNMSEEEKEEFLSMFDEDNKETHVGFCVLGGHFSEGIDLTNDKLIGVIIVGVGMPQIGIERDIIKEHMKDSNKGFDYAYVYPGMIKVLQAAGRCIRTDDDKGVILLLDNRYSQRRYQSLFPYEWYPNFRVRKSDDVKILCEKFWSK; encoded by the coding sequence ATGAATAAAATAATAAAAATATCCATTAGAAATCTAGTGGAATTTATAATGAGACATGGAAGTATAGACAATAGATATACAAGTTCTATAAAAGCTATAGAAGGTATAAGAGGTCATCAAAGAGTACAAAAATCCTATGGTGATAATTATACTGCCGAAGTACCTTTAAAATATACCTTAACTTATGAAGATTTAGAAATAATGGTAGAAGGTAGAGCAGATGGAATACTAATAGAAGAAGATAAAACAATAATAGATGAAATAAAAACAACAACTAAAGACTTACTATTAATAGATGAAAATACAAATCCACTACACTGGGCACAAGCAAAGTGTTATGGATATATATACTCTATGCAAAATGAATTAGATAACATAGATATACAAATAACCTATTACAACATAGATACAAAATCTACAAGAATACTAAGACAAAGCTATACACTAAAAGAGCTTGAAGAATTTTTCTTTTGGTTAATAGATGAATATAAGAGTTGGGCACAATTAGAAAGTGATTGGGTAAATAAAAGGAATGAATCAATAAAAAAGTTAAAATTCCCATTTGAAAACTATAGACCAGGTCAAAGAGAACTAGCTGTAAGAGTATATAAAAGCATAACAGATAGTAAAAAATGCTTTGCACAAGCCCCTACAGGAACAGGAAAAACTATATCAACCATTTTCCCAGCTATAAAGGCTATGGGAGAAGATAAAACTTCTAAAATATTTTATCTTACAGCAAAAACTATAACTAGAGAAGTAGCACAAAATACTATTTCTTTAATGAGAAAAAAGGACTTAAATTTAAAAGCAGTAACAATAACAGCAAAAGAAAAAATATGCAAAATGGACGAAGTAAACTGTAATCCAGAATACTGTCCTTATGCAAATGGATATTTTGATAGGATAAATAACTCATTAAAAGATATCTTAGCAAAATATAATGACTACTCAAAAGAAAATATAGAAAAAATAAGTGAAGAATACATGCTTTGCCCATTTGAATTATCTTTGGATTTAACTAATTTAAGTGATGTAATAATATGTGATTACAACTATGTATTTGATCCAAGGGTATACTTAAAAAGATTTTTCGATACAAAAACTACTGATTATACATTTTTAATAGATGAAGCTCACAACCTAGTAGATAGAGCTAGAGAAATGTATTCAGCAACATTAAATGAAGAAAAATTTATTAAAGTTAAAAAGCTAATAAGTAAAAAAGACAAACGTATAACAAGAGTTATAAAAGAAATACAGTCTTACTTTGAGGATAAACTAGAGGACTTAACCACAGTAGATGAAATTGATTTAGTAGAAAGTGAAGCACCACTAGAACTATGTGAAATACTTAGTTCATTTATAAAGTTTGTAGATGAATACTTAGCAATAACTAATGAAGAAAATGAAGAGTTGATGGATTTATATTTTGACGTATATAGCTTTTTATCAATATCAGATTTTTATGATAAAAACTATACAACAATATATACAAAAACATTTAATGGAATGACTATAAAAATATACTGTGTTAACCCTCAAAAAGTAATTGAAGAAAAAATGAAAAAAGCTAAATCAAACATTATATTTTCAGCAACACTTATTCCTATGGATTATTTTATGAAAATGTATAGTTATGATGAAGAAGACTTTATTATAAACTTGAAAAGCCCATTTGATGTAAATAATAGACTACTTATGATAGGGGACAATGTAGCTACAACTTACAATAAAAGATTTGAAACAAGCGAAGATATAGCATCATATATTGCAAACTGTGTACAAGCTAAAAAAGGAAATTATATGGTATTTTTCCCATCATATAAGTATATGGAACTAGTATTTGATAAAATGAAGGAAAATTACCCAAATATAAATACATCAATACAAGAAAGTAATATGAGTGAAGAAGAAAAAGAAGAGTTTTTATCTATGTTTGATGAAGATAACAAAGAAACTCATGTTGGATTTTGTGTACTAGGTGGACATTTCTCTGAAGGAATAGACTTAACAAATGATAAACTTATAGGGGTTATCATAGTAGGAGTTGGAATGCCTCAAATTGGAATTGAAAGAGATATTATAAAAGAACATATGAAAGATAGTAATAAAGGCTTTGATTATGCTTATGTATATCCTGGTATGATTAAGGTATTACAAGCTGCGGGTAGATGTATAAGAACAGATGATGATAAAGGTGTTATATTACTACTAGATAATAGATATTCTCAAAGAAGATATCAAAGCTTGTTTCCTTATGAATGGTATCCTAATTTTAGAGTAAGAAAAAGTGATGATGTTAAAATTTTATGTGAAAAGTTTTGGAGTAAGTAA
- a CDS encoding DUF2156 domain-containing protein: MFKYIDINSKSELEPYFKLIDYEASEYCFSTIYMWRHLFNTKYYIENDFAIILLEYEKNVFSIIPLCKKNKLLYVIDFALNYIKNEYKRIQLKGVNEEIADIIKINYKEKFIYEKERDLFEYIYDAESLRTLSGRKNKKKRNHVNTFLSLYKNRYEYKLLEKENFEECLELIDRWEQNKENIESSGHKELDEEILSIKEVFENYEKLKDNVKIAGVYIDNKLEAFTIGEKINENIALIHIEKANQNIKGLYQYINQQFLLNEFPNVKYVNREEDLGLDGLREAKLSYHPCKFIEKYSIKEA; encoded by the coding sequence ATGTTTAAATATATTGACATAAATTCGAAATCAGAACTAGAGCCATATTTTAAATTAATAGATTATGAAGCTAGCGAGTATTGTTTTAGTACTATATATATGTGGAGACATTTATTTAACACAAAATATTATATAGAAAATGATTTTGCAATAATACTTTTAGAATACGAAAAGAATGTATTTTCAATAATACCTTTATGTAAAAAGAATAAATTATTATATGTTATAGACTTTGCACTAAATTATATAAAAAATGAGTATAAAAGAATACAATTAAAAGGCGTAAATGAAGAAATAGCAGATATAATCAAAATCAATTATAAAGAAAAATTTATATATGAAAAAGAAAGAGACTTGTTTGAATATATATATGATGCAGAAAGTTTGAGAACTTTAAGTGGAAGAAAAAATAAGAAAAAAAGAAATCATGTAAACACATTCTTAAGTTTATATAAAAATAGGTATGAATACAAACTATTAGAGAAAGAAAACTTTGAAGAATGCCTAGAGCTAATTGATAGATGGGAACAAAATAAAGAAAATATAGAAAGTAGTGGACATAAAGAACTTGATGAAGAAATCTTAAGCATAAAAGAAGTATTTGAAAACTATGAAAAGTTAAAAGACAATGTAAAAATTGCTGGAGTTTATATAGATAATAAGCTTGAAGCTTTTACAATAGGTGAAAAGATTAATGAAAATATAGCCTTAATTCATATAGAAAAAGCAAATCAAAATATAAAGGGGCTATATCAATATATAAACCAACAATTTTTACTAAACGAATTTCCAAATGTTAAATATGTAAATAGAGAAGAAGATTTAGGATTAGATGGTCTTAGAGAAGCTAAATTATCCTATCATCCATGTAAGTTTATAGAAAAGTATAGTATAAAAGAAGCATAA
- the fucP gene encoding L-fucose:H+ symporter permease, with protein sequence MDGKLSSSVGNKQETTPIVPKKYIVHFVMLVSCFVLWGLLNNMTDNLVPAFGRIFMLEAADASLTQVAFYGSYAVLALPAAILIKKYSYRTGVLVGLGLYIVGAMGYIPAAISQNFNLFLASVFVLAGGLSILETTCNPYVISLGAPETSVRRLNLAQAFNPLGSLTGIIMAKYLILSNLNPATYEERIAMSPEALSTIRSNELLWVCVPYVGLVVIALIIWVFFKKSKDSEKDTSGEINIVSSIKKLVKIPRYAFGVVAQFFYVGVQISVWTWTISYVMTNLGLDEASASGYYLIAIISFIVCRWICTALMKYIDPSVMMAIFAVGGIVFSLGTIYLPTNQSVWCLVAISACMSLMFPTIYGIALKDLGEEVKVGAAGLIMAILGGAVITPIMGKMIDTGILSSIVPAFTGAQAAVRSSFLIPVICFAVVLVYSLCFRTKKEA encoded by the coding sequence ATGGATGGCAAGTTAAGTAGTTCTGTAGGAAATAAACAGGAGACAACACCTATTGTTCCTAAAAAATATATAGTACATTTTGTTATGCTTGTATCTTGCTTTGTATTGTGGGGATTATTAAACAATATGACAGATAATCTAGTACCGGCATTTGGTAGAATATTTATGCTTGAGGCAGCAGATGCTTCATTAACACAAGTTGCATTTTATGGTTCATATGCAGTATTAGCACTTCCAGCAGCAATACTTATAAAGAAATACTCATATAGAACTGGTGTATTAGTAGGTCTAGGTTTATACATAGTAGGAGCTATGGGATATATACCAGCTGCAATATCTCAAAATTTCAACTTATTCTTAGCATCAGTTTTCGTTTTAGCAGGAGGATTATCAATACTTGAAACAACTTGTAATCCATACGTAATTTCATTAGGAGCACCAGAAACTAGTGTACGTAGACTTAACTTAGCTCAAGCTTTTAACCCATTAGGTTCATTAACAGGTATTATAATGGCTAAATATCTTATATTAAGTAACTTAAATCCTGCAACTTATGAAGAACGTATAGCTATGAGTCCAGAAGCATTAAGTACAATACGTAGTAATGAATTATTATGGGTATGTGTACCATATGTTGGATTAGTAGTTATAGCACTAATAATATGGGTATTCTTTAAGAAAAGCAAAGATTCAGAAAAGGATACATCAGGTGAAATTAATATAGTAAGTTCAATTAAGAAATTAGTTAAAATACCTCGTTATGCATTTGGAGTTGTTGCACAGTTTTTCTATGTTGGAGTTCAAATATCAGTATGGACTTGGACTATAAGCTATGTAATGACTAACCTTGGATTAGATGAAGCTTCAGCTTCAGGATATTATTTAATAGCTATAATATCATTTATAGTATGTAGATGGATATGTACAGCTTTAATGAAGTACATTGACCCATCTGTAATGATGGCAATATTTGCAGTAGGTGGTATAGTATTTAGTTTAGGAACTATATATTTACCAACAAATCAATCAGTATGGTGTTTAGTAGCTATATCAGCGTGTATGTCATTAATGTTCCCTACAATTTACGGTATAGCACTTAAAGATTTAGGTGAAGAAGTAAAGGTTGGAGCAGCAGGACTTATAATGGCGATACTTGGTGGAGCAGTTATAACACCTATAATGGGTAAAATGATAGATACAGGAATATTATCATCTATAGTACCAGCATTTACAGGAGCACAAGCAGCAGTTCGTTCATCATTCTTAATACCAGTAATATGTTTTGCAGTAGTATTAGTTTATTCTTTATGTTTTAGAACTAAGAAAGAAGCTTAA
- a CDS encoding class II aldolase/adducin family protein — MECVKTLEYMEVREQICDVCHKMWQLGWVAANDGNVSVKLDDGTFLATPTGISKSFITPEKLVHIDENGEVLDGPEGAKPSSEIKMHLRCYKEREDVGAVVHAHPPTATGYAVAHLDMDRYTMIETVIAIGSIPVTPYGTPSTYEVPDAIAPYLQEHDVLLLENHGALAVGVDLITAYYRMETLELYAKISLTAHLLGGEKEISEKNINRLIGMRKGYGVTGRHPGFKRYRK; from the coding sequence ATGGAATGCGTAAAAACTTTAGAATATATGGAAGTAAGAGAACAAATATGTGATGTATGCCATAAAATGTGGCAATTAGGATGGGTTGCAGCTAATGATGGAAATGTAAGTGTAAAATTAGATGATGGTACTTTTTTAGCAACACCAACAGGTATAAGTAAAAGTTTTATAACACCAGAAAAATTAGTTCATATAGATGAAAATGGAGAAGTTTTAGATGGTCCAGAAGGAGCTAAACCATCATCAGAAATAAAAATGCACTTAAGATGTTATAAGGAAAGAGAAGATGTAGGAGCTGTAGTACATGCTCATCCACCAACAGCGACAGGATATGCAGTTGCTCACTTAGATATGGATAGATATACTATGATAGAAACTGTTATAGCAATAGGATCTATACCAGTAACACCATATGGAACACCATCTACTTATGAAGTTCCAGATGCAATAGCACCATATTTACAAGAACATGATGTATTATTACTTGAAAATCACGGAGCACTTGCAGTAGGGGTTGATCTAATAACTGCATACTACAGAATGGAAACTTTAGAGTTATATGCAAAAATAAGTTTAACAGCTCATTTATTAGGTGGAGAAAAAGAAATATCTGAAAAAAATATAAATAGATTAATAGGAATGAGAAAAGGCTACGGAGTAACCGGAAGACATCCAGGATTTAAGAGATATAGAAAATAA
- a CDS encoding RbsD/FucU family protein, producing MLKNIPQILSPQLLKVLCEMGHSDQIVISDGNFPAESMGKDSIVIRCDGHGVAELLDAILTVFPLDTYIDKPVNLMEVMPGDDVETPIWDTYKEIIQKHDNRGAETVGTIERFKFYDEAKKAYAIIATGEKALYANVILQKGVVVE from the coding sequence ATGCTAAAAAATATACCTCAAATATTATCACCACAACTTTTAAAAGTATTATGTGAAATGGGTCATAGTGATCAAATAGTAATATCTGATGGAAACTTTCCAGCAGAAAGTATGGGAAAAGACTCTATAGTAATTCGTTGTGATGGACATGGAGTAGCAGAACTTTTAGATGCTATATTAACAGTTTTTCCATTAGATACTTATATAGATAAGCCAGTTAATTTAATGGAAGTTATGCCAGGAGATGATGTAGAAACTCCAATATGGGATACTTATAAAGAAATTATACAAAAGCACGATAATCGTGGTGCAGAAACAGTAGGAACTATAGAAAGATTTAAATTTTATGATGAAGCTAAAAAAGCATACGCAATAATCGCAACAGGGGAAAAAGCATTGTATGCAAACGTTATATTACAAAAAGGTGTAGTAGTAGAATAA